In a genomic window of Curtobacterium sp. MCBD17_035:
- a CDS encoding aminoglycoside phosphotransferase family protein, protein MERITRAEDRVHRPAGPWTPTVHRLLAHLHERGFVEAPEPIALGEVLETVSFIPGLAGEYPWTDDVASEAALVTAARLLRNYHDAAATYAVAADDVWSQADRAPVETICHGDFAPYNCVFDGRAAVGIIDFDTAHPGPRVWDVASAVYRFAPLTTGDTPVTRLDDQLARAAEFCRAYDLDAPSRAGLVEAVVAGLVALVTTIESEAAAGDPKFARDLAAGHAELYRADVAYIEHHADAIRAAVA, encoded by the coding sequence ATGGAGAGGATCACGCGAGCCGAGGACCGTGTCCACCGCCCCGCTGGGCCCTGGACACCGACCGTCCACCGGCTGCTCGCACACCTCCACGAGCGCGGGTTCGTGGAGGCGCCGGAGCCGATCGCGCTCGGTGAGGTGCTCGAGACCGTGTCGTTCATCCCCGGTCTCGCGGGTGAGTACCCCTGGACCGACGACGTCGCGTCCGAGGCCGCGCTCGTCACCGCGGCCCGGCTGCTGCGCAACTACCACGACGCCGCTGCCACCTACGCGGTGGCGGCGGACGACGTGTGGTCCCAAGCCGACCGCGCTCCTGTCGAGACGATCTGCCACGGCGACTTCGCCCCGTACAACTGCGTGTTCGACGGCCGGGCCGCGGTCGGGATCATCGACTTCGACACGGCCCACCCCGGGCCGCGGGTGTGGGACGTCGCGTCGGCGGTCTACCGGTTCGCGCCGCTGACGACCGGGGACACCCCGGTGACGCGTCTCGACGACCAGCTCGCCCGTGCGGCCGAGTTCTGCCGCGCCTACGACCTCGACGCGCCCAGCCGAGCCGGGCTCGTCGAGGCCGTGGTCGCGGGCCTCGTCGCCCTCGTGACGACCATCGAGTCCGAGGCCGCCGCCGGGGACCCGAAGTTCGCCCGGGACCTGGCGGCGGGCCACGCCGAGCTCTACCGCGCCGACGTCGCCTACATCGAGCACCACGCCGACGCCATCCGGGCCGCCGTGGCCTGA